A DNA window from Anaerotignum faecicola contains the following coding sequences:
- a CDS encoding HAD hydrolase family protein, with protein sequence MSLATKDRQAANGKDDDLVEYYGFANREVEVADDFEEVAKEEVYQIMLGCRERDHLSLLNGVHRAKIAAWWDRAVDIIPADGGKGIGIEKVLEYYHLNQSEAMAFGDGNNDIEM encoded by the coding sequence TTGTCACTTGCCACAAAAGACAGACAGGCGGCAAATGGAAAGGACGATGATCTAGTGGAGTATTATGGTTTTGCAAACCGTGAAGTGGAGGTTGCGGATGATTTTGAGGAAGTGGCAAAAGAGGAAGTATACCAGATCATGCTGGGATGCCGTGAAAGAGACCATCTTTCCCTGCTGAACGGTGTGCACCGTGCCAAAATTGCAGCCTGGTGGGACCGGGCCGTGGATATTATCCCTGCCGACGGCGGAAAAGGCATTGGGATTGAAAAGGTACTGGAATATTATCATTTAAATCAATCAGAGGCGATGGCCTTTGGAGATGGAAACAATGATATTGAAATGTT